Proteins co-encoded in one Nitrospira sp. genomic window:
- a CDS encoding response regulator transcription factor → MARSKHTTARPPHRVGHRSKPSLHITPRQREILRLVALGHTNREIGGTLDISVRTVEVHRFNLMRRLNVRNVAQLLRQALQQNLLPRNFGMK, encoded by the coding sequence ATGGCTAGAAGCAAACACACCACCGCACGCCCGCCCCATCGGGTGGGACACCGTTCCAAACCTTCTCTGCATATTACGCCCCGTCAACGCGAGATTCTTCGATTGGTCGCGCTGGGCCATACCAATCGTGAGATCGGCGGGACACTGGACATCAGCGTCCGGACGGTCGAAGTCCATCGTTTCAACTTGATGCGCCGACTCAATGTTCGGAACGTCGCCCAGCTCCTGCGTCAGGCGCTGCAACAAAACTTGCTCCCTCGCAACTTCGGCATGAAATAG